Proteins co-encoded in one Garra rufa chromosome 21, GarRuf1.0, whole genome shotgun sequence genomic window:
- the tecpr2 gene encoding tectonin beta-propeller repeat-containing protein 2, with translation MATHPAPLPLREFCPLYYLLNAIPAKIQKGFRSVLVYLTALDSNSDYIAIGSSIGMLYLYCRRVSQMNKYNLEGKCEAITAVKLLSCFDDLVAVGTASGRVAFFQLVSPLPGRNKQLRRFDVVGLHKSTITALAWSANGMKLFSGDDKGRVVYSAVDLDQGVCNPVVLFEEPSAIVQLEYSQKVLLVSSHQRSMLFYTQEQSIHQLGSKPRKSNGKFGACFQPALCKQSDLVIYAARPGLRLWRTDVRGRVGETHVLKPLFNQDIPQFELFPRSGPNGGYRPSERQLGIVSCFLKEGWVLSWNEYSVYVVDCTNQVIIGGLESSGDIVSVSCTENEIFILKGDRDILRISNCPEGLVSNLLDHSYRFTSPLSTPTILVPPNGAVETAQPIRTMPIITEQETQASPNSEELHDEVEESEEVQEEEQNPEEFSHVVEALEVAEDLEHQRASLGTMESRSRSSSITSWDSAQGMLTATEASTSELSSSRYSAIAQEDFQQELVVKAIKLKKKGKRRRQDSGNRVSERSSWSESIFSQDGAGSDVLNTPMSEPPSDHTSLLCSSLDLHSAGSPDQDGSVYGESHSSDAFPIQSPSDRLQSQNPVNQTAETLPPCPTSLSLQDMECQVYSENVFAENEQIAATPDVDMLLECTFSYMQATDEQDIMKEHVKENKDPLKDSEEHFTESLHGDFNLDLSYDPIRPLGYSPEPEPTPSSDEEDIYAHGVPSSASLGDGLNALSLQSSSAKQKEDEETQLLRADQLAESWMGYTGPGCGILSLVVTDRYIWCLDFKGGLFCSSLPNGSLSWQRFEENVHQVSLSPSGSLLWKVEQKTMTAYACGKVTIKGKRHWYKALDDTAFVALGDDTAWIIRTNGDLYIQTGLSVDRPCARSVKVDCPCPMAQIAARGSVVWALSEQRGVFYREGLSSYCAEGEHWKYDTVSESQGLEPICIALGENNTVWALDTSGNLWFRTGVTAKNPQGEDDHWWQVSITDYVVFDQGSLFQTLIQATQTVATATRAPVERVAERLRVAFLSQHSQCQPSLISVSTNGVWIASGRNEFHVAKGSLIGTFWKSVVPRGTASATKWAFVFSSAVPAKEGSFLWLGQSRKDLFCIWDQDLQMRPFTIQFPPDVEMVQLSACRDALWGLDHYGRVHIRTLSASCSTGMHWTLLDLSQLGHVKFLSLSCGSQNVWACDSNGMVYFRVGTHPLNPSMMLPAWICIESPEQPAGLHLVKIQTSPNDRMLWALDNRGNVHVRVGITEEMPVGTAWEHIPGLQASQLVLSMRTAWVRLYNGEVARRYGITEKNPAGDYWKKIPGLVSWLAVTPMDELWAVAPTGALNQRLTKTLQNNRSKNHGNAGSLSGEELEEEWEVI, from the exons ATGGCCACCCATCCAGCACCGCTGCCCTTGAGAGAGTTTTGCCCCCTCTACTACCTTCTCAATGCCATCCCAGCTAAAATCCAGAAAGGTTTCCGTTCGGTCCTTGTTTATTTGACCGCACTGGACAGCAACAGTGATTATATAGCCATTGGAAGCAGTATCGGCATGCTGTACCTTTACTGCAGGAGAGTAAGCCAAATGAACAAATACAATTTAGAG GGCAAATGTGAGGCTATTACGGCAGTGAAATTGCTGAGCTGTTTCGATGATCTTGTAGCTGTTGGGACGGCATCAGGCCGGGTCGCATTCTTTCAGCTTGTGTCACCATTGCCTGGTAGAAATAAACAG CTGAGAAGGTTTGATGTTGTGGGCTTGCACAAAAGCACAATTACTGCATTAGCATGGAGTGCTAATGGCATGAAGCTCTTCTCTGGTGATGATAAAGGAAGGGTGGTCTACTCTGCTGTGGACTTGGATCAA GGAGTGTGTAATCCAGTGGTGCTCTTCGAAGAGCCTTCAGCAATAGTTCAGTTGGAATATAGTCAGAAAGTACTTTTGGTTTCATCCCATCAGCGCTCGATGCTCTTCTACACGCAAGAGCAGTCGATTCATCAGCTGGGCTCTAAACCACGTAAAAG TAATGGCAAGTTTGGTGCCTGCTTCCAACCAGCTCTGTGCAAGCAGAGCGATCTGGTTATTTACGCAGCCAGGCCAGGGTTGCGTCTGTGGAGGACAGATGTGCGGGGACGTGTCGGGGAGACCCACGTCCTAAAGCCACTTTTTAATCAGGATATACCTCAGTTTGAGCTGTTCCCTCGTTCAGGCCCGAATGGTGGCTACAGACCTTCAGAAAGACAGTTGGGAATAGTCAGCTGCTTCCTGAAGGAGGGCTGGGTCCTCAGCTGGAACGAATATAGTGTTTATGTTGTGGACTGTACCAATCAA GTCATCATTGGAGGATTGGAAAGCAGTGGAGATATAGTGTCTGTGTCATGTACTGAGAATGAAATCTTCATTCTGAAAGGAGATCGGGACATTTTGCGGATCTCAAATTGCCCTGAGGGATTGGTTTCCAACC TATTAGACCACTCCTACCGATTTACATCTCCTCTTTCCACACCCACTATATTGGTGCCTCCTAATGGCGCCGTGGAAACCGCTCAGCCAATCAGGACCATGCCCATTATTACAGAGCAGGAGACTCAAGCCAGTCCTAACTCAGAGGAGTTACATGATGAGGTTGAGGAGTCAGAGGAGGTGCAGGAGGAGGAGCAGAATCCAGAGGAATTCAGTCATGTGGTAGAGGCTCTGGAGGTGGCAGAGGACTTGGAGCATCAGCGGGCCAGTTTGGGTACAATGGAGTCTCGCAGTCGCAGCAGCTCAATCACCTCGTGGGATAGCGCGCAGGGCATGTTAACCGCCACAGAGGCCTCCACCTCAGAGCTCTCCTCCAGCCGATACAGCGCCATCGCTCAAGAAGACTTCCAACAGGAGCTGGTGGTCAAGGCCATCAAGCTGAAGAAGAAAGGCAAGAGGAGACGACAGG ACAGTGGGAATCGTGTCAGTGAGCGCAGCAGCTGGTCAGAGAGCATTTTCAGCCAGGATGGTGCAGGCAGTGACGTTCTAAACACACCCATGAGCGAGCCTCCTTCTGACCACACCAGCCTCTTGTGCAGCAGCCTTGACCTGCACAGTGCCGGCTCACCTGACCAAGACGGTTCCGTCTATGGAGAATCCCACAGTTCTGATGCCTTTCCCATTCAGAGCCCATCAGATCGCTTACAGAGTCAGAATCCTGTTAACCAAACAGCAGAGACCCTACCGCCTTGCCCTACATCACTTTCACTACAAGATATGGAGTGTCAGGTGTACAGTGAAAATGTGTTTGCAGAAAACGAGCAAATTGCAGCTACGCCTGATGTGGACATGCTGCTGGAATGTACCTTCTCGTATATGCAGGCAACTGACGAGCAGGACATCATGAAGGAACATGTGAAGGAGAACAAAGACCCCCTGAAGGATTCAGAGGAACATTTTACGGAAAGTTTACATGGAGACTTTAATTTGGATTTATCTTACGATCCCATTAGGCCACTGGGTTACTCACCGGAACCCGAACCAACGCCATCTAGTGACGAGGAGGATATTTATGCACATGGAGTGCCATCCAGTGCTAGTCTAGGGGACGGACTGAATGCCCTGAGCTTGCAGAGTTCATCAGCTAAACAGAAAGAGGACGAAGAGACACAGCTCCTCAGAGCGGACCAG TTGGCTGAAAGTTGGATGGGCTACACTGGGCCTGGTTGTGGCATCCTCAGCCTAGTAGTGACAGACAGGTATATTTGGTGTCTGGATTTTAAAGGAGGCCTTTTCTGTAGTAGCCTTCCTAATGGTAGCTTGAGCTGGCAGAGGTTTGAGGAAAATGTCCATCAGGTGTCTCTGTCCCCATCAG GCTCATTGCTGTGGAAGGTGGAGCAGAAGACCATGACTGCTTACGCCTGCGGGAAAGTCACCATCAAGGGAAAGAGACACTGGTACAAAGCCCTGGACGACACAGCATTTGTGGCTCTTGGTGATGACACAGCCTGGATCATTCGAACTAATGGAGACCTGTACATACAGACAG GGCTGAGTGTGGACAGGCCATGTGCGCGGTCAGTGAAGGTGGACTGTCCGTGCCCCATGGCGCAGATAGCAGCACGGGGCAGTGTGGTGTGGGCACTGAGCGAGCAGAGGGGCGTGTTTTACAGAGAAGGTCTCAGCAGCTACTGTGCAGAAGGGGAGCACTGGAAGTATGACACCGTCAG TGAGAGCCAAGGTCTGGAACCCATCTGTATTGCTCTGGGTGAGAACAACACAGTCTGGGCATTGGATACCAGCGGCAACTTATGGTTCAGAACGGGGGTCACGGCTAAAAACCCCCAGGGTGAAGATGACCACTGGTGGCAG GTAAGCATCACAGACTATGTGGTGTTTGATCAGGGCAGTCTATTCCAGACTCTGATCCAAGCCACACAGACTGTCGCCACAGCCACAAGAGCTCCGGTTGAGCGGGTTGCTGAACGTCTGCGTGTGGCCTTCCTTTCCCAGCACTCCCAGTGCCAACCTAGCCTCATCAGTGTCAGCACCAATGGCGTGTGGATTGCTTCAGGACGCAACGAGTTTCACGTTGCCAAAGGCAGCCTCATTG GGACATTTTGGAAGAGTGTTGTACCCAGAGGAACAGCCTCTGCTACAAAATGGGCCTTTGTGTTCTCCTCTGCTGTTCCAGCGAAAGAAG GGAGTTTCCTATGGTTAGGTCAGAGCAGGAAAGACCTGTTCTGTATCTGGGACCAAGACCTCCAGATGAGGCCCTTCACTATACAGTTTCCCCCAGATGTAGAGATGGTGCAGCTCTCTGCCTGTCGTGACGCTCTGTGGGGTTTAGACCACTATGGCCGTGTCCACATCCGCACTTTATCAGCCAGTTGCTCTACAGGAATGCACTGGACATTACTGGACCTCAGCCAGCTTG GACACGTGAAGTTTCTCAGTTTGTCTTGTGGCAGTCAGAATGTTTGGGCGTGTGATAGTAATGGAATGGTGTATTTTCGGGTTGGAACTCATCCTTTGAACCCCAGCATGATGCTCCCTGCCTGGATCTGCATCGAATCTCCCGAACAG CCTGCTGGCCTTCATCTGGTGAAAATTCAGACTAGTCCCAATGACCGAATGCTGTGGGCACTGGACAACAGAGGCAATGTGCATGTGCGTGTCGGTATCACTGAGGAGATGCCTGTTGGAACTGCCTGGGAGCACATTCCTG GACTACAGGCAAGCCAACTGGTTCTTAGTATGAGGACTGCTTGGGTTCGACTTTATAATGGTGAAGTGGCTCGTCGATATGGCATTACAGAGAAGAACCCAGCTGGAGACTACTGGAAGAAGATCCCAGGACTGGTCAGCTGGCTTGCAG